One region of Bradyrhizobium betae genomic DNA includes:
- the ureC gene encoding urease subunit alpha: MSVKMKRSVYADMFGPTTGDKVRLADTDLIIEVEKDFTTYGEEVKFGGGKVIRDGMGQSQVTNKQGAADTVITNALIVDHRGIVKADVAIKDGMISAIGKAGNPDIQPGVTIIIGPGTDVIAGEGKILTAGGFDSHIHFICPQQIEHALMSGVTSMLGGGTGPSHGTFATTCTPGPWHMGRMIQSFDAFPVNLGISGKGNASRPAALVEMIKGGACALKLHEDWGTTPAAIDNCLSVADDYDIQVMIHTDTLNESGFVEDTIKAFKGRTIHAFHTEGAGGGHAPDIIKVAGLKNVLPSSTNPTRPFTRNTIDEHLDMLMVCHHLDPSIAEDLAFAESRIRKETIAAEDILHDLGALSMMSSDSQAMGRLGEVIIRTWQTADKMKKQRGSLPQDKGRDNDNFRVKRYIAKYTINPAIAHGVSKLIGSVEKGKLADLVLWSPAFFGVKPDCIVKGGMIVAAPMGDPNASIPTPQPVHYQPMFGAFGKARTASSVVFTSKAAITGGLARKLGIEKKLYAVQNTRGKISKKSMIHNDATPNIEVDPETYEVRADGELLTCAPAEVLPMAQRYFMY; the protein is encoded by the coding sequence ATGTCCGTCAAGATGAAGCGTTCCGTCTATGCCGACATGTTCGGCCCGACCACCGGCGACAAGGTGCGGCTGGCCGACACCGATCTCATCATCGAGGTGGAGAAGGATTTCACCACCTATGGCGAGGAGGTGAAGTTCGGCGGCGGCAAGGTGATCCGCGACGGCATGGGGCAGTCGCAGGTCACCAACAAGCAGGGCGCGGCCGACACGGTCATCACCAATGCGCTGATCGTCGATCACCGGGGCATCGTGAAGGCCGATGTCGCCATCAAGGACGGCATGATTTCGGCGATCGGCAAGGCCGGCAATCCCGACATCCAGCCGGGCGTCACCATCATCATCGGCCCCGGCACCGACGTGATCGCGGGCGAAGGCAAGATCCTCACCGCCGGCGGCTTCGACAGCCACATCCATTTCATCTGCCCGCAGCAGATCGAGCACGCGCTGATGTCCGGCGTCACCTCGATGCTGGGCGGCGGCACCGGCCCGTCGCACGGCACTTTCGCGACCACCTGCACGCCGGGGCCGTGGCACATGGGGCGGATGATCCAGTCGTTCGACGCCTTCCCGGTCAATCTCGGCATCTCCGGAAAGGGCAATGCCTCGCGGCCAGCAGCCCTGGTCGAGATGATCAAGGGCGGCGCCTGCGCGCTGAAGCTGCACGAGGATTGGGGCACGACGCCGGCTGCGATCGATAACTGCCTGTCGGTGGCCGACGATTACGACATCCAGGTGATGATCCACACCGACACGCTGAACGAATCCGGCTTCGTCGAGGATACGATCAAGGCCTTCAAGGGCCGCACCATCCACGCCTTCCACACCGAGGGCGCCGGCGGTGGTCATGCCCCTGATATCATCAAGGTCGCAGGGCTCAAGAACGTGCTGCCGTCCTCGACCAATCCGACGCGCCCCTTCACGCGCAATACCATCGACGAGCATCTGGACATGCTGATGGTGTGCCACCACCTCGATCCCTCGATCGCGGAAGATCTGGCGTTCGCCGAGAGCCGTATCCGCAAGGAGACCATCGCGGCCGAGGACATCCTGCACGATCTCGGCGCGCTCTCGATGATGTCGTCGGATTCCCAGGCCATGGGCCGCCTTGGTGAGGTCATCATCCGGACATGGCAGACCGCGGACAAGATGAAGAAGCAGCGCGGATCGCTGCCGCAGGACAAGGGCAGGGACAACGACAATTTCCGCGTCAAGCGCTACATCGCCAAATACACCATCAATCCGGCGATCGCGCACGGCGTGTCGAAGCTGATCGGCTCGGTGGAGAAGGGCAAGCTCGCCGATCTCGTGCTGTGGTCGCCGGCCTTCTTCGGCGTCAAGCCGGATTGCATCGTCAAGGGCGGTATGATCGTCGCAGCTCCGATGGGCGATCCCAACGCCTCGATCCCGACGCCGCAGCCGGTGCACTACCAGCCGATGTTCGGCGCCTTCGGCAAGGCGCGCACGGCGTCGTCGGTGGTGTTCACGTCGAAAGCCGCGATCACCGGTGGCCTGGCGCGCAAGCTCGGCATCGAGAAGAAGCTCTATGCGGTCCAGAACACCCGCGGCAAGATCTCCAAGAAGAGCATGATCCACAACGACGCCACGCCCAATATCGAGGTCGATCCGGAGACCTATGAGGTCCGCGCCGACGGCGAATTGCTCACCTGCGCACCCGCCGAGGTGCTGCCGATGGCGCAGCGATATTTCATGTACTGA
- a CDS encoding urease subunit gamma, translated as MNLSPREKDKLLISMAAIVARRRLDRGVKLNHPEAIAIISDFILEGARDGRTVAELMQSGAQVLTRDQVMPGIPEMIHDIQVEAAFPDGTKLVTVHEPIR; from the coding sequence ATGAACCTGTCTCCCCGCGAAAAGGACAAGCTTCTGATCTCGATGGCGGCGATCGTGGCGCGCCGGCGGCTGGATCGTGGCGTCAAGCTCAACCATCCCGAGGCGATCGCGATCATTTCCGATTTCATTCTCGAAGGCGCACGCGACGGCCGCACCGTCGCCGAGCTGATGCAATCCGGCGCGCAGGTGCTGACCCGCGACCAGGTGATGCCGGGCATTCCCGAGATGATCCACGACATCCAGGTCGAGGCGGCCTTTCCGGACGGCACCAAGCTCGTCACCGTGCACGAACCGATCAGGTAG
- a CDS encoding urease subunit beta has protein sequence MIPGELFIQDGEIELNAGRKTVTLTVANTGDRPIQVGSHYHFFETNPALKFDRKKSRGMRLDIAASTAVRFEPGQTRDVQLVAVAGKKTIYGFRGEVMGKL, from the coding sequence ATGATCCCCGGCGAACTCTTCATCCAGGACGGCGAGATCGAGCTCAATGCCGGCCGCAAGACGGTGACGCTGACGGTGGCCAATACCGGCGACCGCCCGATCCAGGTCGGCTCGCACTACCATTTCTTCGAGACCAACCCGGCGCTGAAATTCGACCGCAAGAAATCCCGCGGCATGCGCCTCGACATCGCCGCCAGCACCGCCGTCCGCTTCGAGCCCGGCCAGACCCGCGACGTCCAGCTCGTCGCCGTGGCGGGGAAGAAGACGATCTATGGTTTTCGCGGCGAGGTGATGGGGAAACTGTGA
- a CDS encoding TetR/AcrR family transcriptional regulator: MRGPGLAMVKGGGDEAVSAPRRGRPRSIETTNAILESAYALMAATGLAATTIDAIARHSSVSKMTIYKWWPSREALLIDAFLHHAAQMLPLPPASSGTPAARARRHAAAYAEALQDEFGKVQLAVISECISKTGSAELFYARYLQFRRDALVEMIAAGQKDGSILAEGQPEDLYDAIYGSLFYRYVFGIAPITPAYARTLVDLVLRPKG; this comes from the coding sequence ATGAGAGGACCGGGCCTGGCGATGGTGAAAGGCGGGGGTGATGAGGCCGTCAGCGCGCCCCGGCGCGGCCGGCCGCGGTCGATCGAGACCACCAACGCCATTCTCGAAAGCGCCTACGCGCTGATGGCCGCCACGGGCCTTGCCGCCACCACCATCGACGCCATCGCACGCCACTCCAGCGTCTCCAAGATGACGATCTACAAATGGTGGCCATCGCGCGAAGCGCTGCTGATCGACGCCTTCCTCCACCACGCCGCGCAGATGCTGCCGCTACCGCCTGCGAGTTCCGGCACGCCCGCGGCGCGCGCACGCCGCCATGCCGCGGCCTATGCCGAGGCGCTTCAGGACGAATTCGGCAAGGTCCAGCTCGCCGTCATCTCCGAATGCATTTCGAAGACCGGCTCGGCGGAGCTGTTCTACGCGCGCTATCTGCAATTCCGCCGTGACGCGCTGGTCGAGATGATCGCCGCCGGCCAGAAGGACGGCAGCATTCTGGCGGAGGGACAGCCAGAGGATCTCTACGACGCGATCTATGGCAGCCTGTTCTACCGCTACGTCTTCGGCATCGCGCCGATCACGCCGGCCTATGCGCGCACCCTGGTCGATCTGGTGTTGCGGCCGAAGGGCTAG
- a CDS encoding DUF883 family protein — translation MSIADGEARMRDWTDKATAERLEKDVAAVKNDIAALTDQITDALNTFANATGKQARRGYKQARENMDSTFDDMSERGSAMMGAAQEAYGSIEESLEDAITQRPLATVGIALGIGFLIGAVWRR, via the coding sequence ATGTCAATAGCCGATGGCGAAGCCAGGATGAGAGACTGGACCGACAAAGCCACCGCAGAACGCCTCGAGAAGGATGTAGCAGCCGTGAAAAACGATATCGCCGCCCTCACCGACCAGATCACCGACGCACTCAACACCTTTGCCAACGCGACGGGTAAGCAGGCCCGACGCGGTTACAAGCAGGCCCGCGAGAACATGGATTCGACCTTCGACGACATGTCCGAGCGCGGCAGCGCCATGATGGGCGCGGCGCAGGAGGCCTATGGCTCGATCGAGGAATCCCTTGAAGACGCAATCACGCAGCGGCCGCTCGCGACCGTCGGGATCGCACTCGGCATCGGCTTCCTGATCGGTGCCGTCTGGCGCCGTTGA
- a CDS encoding putative quinol monooxygenase: MIYVIATTPMKPENKDDFIKGHKACTVETLKEKGCISYDGNVSVNNPNQYVVVERWETRDDLTAHAKAPHMKVWREYSAQMKTGPTVIEIISDGKVEKL; the protein is encoded by the coding sequence ATGATCTACGTCATCGCCACCACGCCCATGAAGCCGGAAAACAAGGACGACTTCATCAAGGGACACAAGGCCTGCACCGTCGAGACCCTCAAGGAGAAGGGCTGCATCTCCTATGACGGCAATGTCAGCGTCAACAACCCCAATCAATATGTGGTGGTCGAGCGCTGGGAGACCCGCGACGATCTCACCGCGCATGCCAAGGCGCCGCACATGAAGGTGTGGCGCGAATATTCCGCGCAGATGAAGACGGGACCGACGGTGATCGAGATCATCAGCGACGGCAAGGTCGAGAAGCTCTGA
- a CDS encoding urease accessory protein UreF, giving the protein MLMTTNEPVRAGDLAEREAAALYRLMTWLSPAFPVGGFSYSSGIEWAVEAGDIIDIATLADWLDAMLGDGSGFCDATFLVHAYRAAEAGEESTLNDIAELAAAFVPSRERQLETTSQGRAFVEISRAAWDAEGLDAMVAACGAPLVYPVAVGLVAAMHGVPLAPTLHAFLHALVSNWISAASRLVPLGQTDSQRVLVRLEAVVAATANRALNATLDDLGGATFRADLASLRHETQYTRLFRS; this is encoded by the coding sequence ATGCTCATGACCACAAATGAGCCGGTTCGTGCCGGTGACCTCGCCGAGCGCGAGGCGGCGGCGCTGTACCGGCTGATGACATGGCTGTCGCCGGCGTTTCCGGTCGGCGGGTTCTCCTATTCCAGCGGCATCGAATGGGCGGTCGAGGCGGGCGATATCATCGACATTGCGACGCTCGCGGACTGGCTCGACGCGATGCTCGGCGACGGCTCCGGCTTTTGCGATGCGACGTTCCTGGTCCATGCTTACCGGGCCGCTGAGGCCGGCGAGGAGAGCACTCTAAACGATATCGCCGAACTCGCCGCCGCCTTCGTGCCGTCGCGCGAGCGGCAACTCGAGACGACCTCGCAGGGCCGCGCCTTCGTCGAGATCTCTCGTGCCGCATGGGACGCGGAGGGCCTCGATGCCATGGTTGCGGCGTGCGGCGCGCCACTGGTCTATCCCGTCGCCGTGGGCCTGGTTGCCGCGATGCACGGCGTGCCGCTGGCACCGACCCTGCACGCCTTTCTTCATGCGCTGGTTTCGAACTGGATCTCCGCAGCCAGCCGCCTCGTTCCGCTCGGCCAGACCGACAGCCAGCGCGTGCTGGTGAGGCTGGAAGCCGTGGTCGCCGCGACCGCCAATCGTGCGCTGAATGCGACATTGGACGATCTCGGCGGCGCGACGTTTCGCGCCGATCTCGCCAGTCTCCGGCACGAGACGCAATATACGCGGCTGTTTCGGTCGTGA
- a CDS encoding AI-2E family transporter gives MRVLPSERLMSGNSEGAPLPDSRSELPPVIRRTEFVAYALAGLLLIAVIAVLYFAKAFFLPVVMAVVAGTMLSPAASFLERRGVPRALGAVLIVIAVTTVVAFVVALIAVPAMEWSSRLPELGAQLKEKMHVFDRPLALWKELQTMVGGSEGLPSLPLPKAEWLQATLEFLSPTFAEFLLFFATLILFIASWRDLRRAMIMNFGDRDARLRTLRILNEIEVHLGNYLLTVTVINVGVGITTGIVCAVTGMPNPAGLGALAAALNFIPIIGPVAMFVVLAVVGLVAFPTIGGGLMAALAFGGITFLEGHFVTPTIIGRRLSLNALAVFIALAFWTWLWGPMGAFLSSPLLIVGLIMKEHLMPENSPQLPQG, from the coding sequence GTGCGCGTCCTTCCCAGTGAACGCTTGATGTCCGGCAATAGCGAAGGTGCCCCGCTTCCCGACAGCCGTAGCGAGCTGCCGCCGGTCATTCGCCGCACCGAGTTCGTCGCCTACGCCCTCGCCGGCCTGCTGCTGATCGCTGTGATCGCTGTGCTCTATTTTGCCAAGGCGTTTTTCCTCCCGGTCGTAATGGCCGTCGTCGCGGGCACCATGCTCTCGCCGGCCGCGAGCTTTCTGGAACGGCGGGGCGTGCCGCGAGCACTCGGCGCCGTGCTGATCGTGATCGCGGTGACGACGGTGGTCGCCTTCGTCGTCGCGCTGATTGCAGTGCCTGCAATGGAGTGGAGCTCACGCCTGCCGGAGCTGGGCGCGCAGCTGAAGGAGAAGATGCACGTGTTCGACCGGCCGCTGGCCCTATGGAAGGAGCTGCAGACCATGGTCGGCGGCTCCGAGGGACTGCCGAGCCTTCCGCTGCCGAAAGCCGAATGGTTGCAAGCGACACTGGAATTCCTGTCGCCGACCTTCGCCGAATTCCTCCTGTTCTTCGCCACCCTGATCCTGTTCATCGCGAGTTGGCGCGATCTGCGGCGCGCCATGATCATGAATTTCGGCGATCGCGACGCGCGGCTGCGCACGCTGCGGATCCTCAACGAGATCGAGGTTCATCTCGGCAATTACCTGCTGACCGTCACCGTCATCAATGTCGGCGTCGGCATCACCACCGGCATCGTCTGTGCGGTCACCGGGATGCCCAATCCGGCCGGACTCGGCGCGCTTGCGGCTGCGCTCAACTTCATCCCGATCATCGGGCCGGTCGCGATGTTCGTCGTGCTGGCGGTGGTCGGGCTGGTCGCCTTCCCGACCATCGGCGGCGGCCTGATGGCGGCGCTCGCCTTCGGCGGCATCACCTTCCTGGAAGGACACTTCGTGACGCCCACCATCATCGGCCGCAGGCTGTCGTTGAACGCGCTCGCCGTCTTCATCGCGCTGGCGTTCTGGACCTGGCTGTGGGGCCCGATGGGCGCGTTCCTGTCGTCGCCGCTCCTGATCGTCGGGCTGATCATGAAGGAGCATCTGATGCCGGAAAATTCGCCGCAGCTTCCGCAGGGATGA
- the ureG gene encoding urease accessory protein UreG: MSKSHGPLRVGVGGPVGSGKTALMDLLCKTMRERYDIAAITNDIYTKWDAEFLVRSGSLTPDRIAGVETGGCPHTAIREDASMNLAAVADMRAKFPGLDLVLIESGGDNLAATFSPELADLTIYVIDVAAGDKIPSKGGPGITRSDLLVINKIDLAPHVGASLEKMDTDAKRMRGARPFVMTNLKKSEGLDQIVGFIEAKGGLKRAG; encoded by the coding sequence ATGTCGAAATCTCACGGCCCCTTGCGTGTCGGCGTCGGTGGCCCGGTCGGATCGGGCAAGACCGCGCTGATGGACCTGCTCTGCAAGACCATGCGCGAGCGCTATGACATCGCCGCGATCACCAACGACATTTACACCAAATGGGACGCGGAATTCCTGGTGCGCTCGGGCTCGCTGACGCCCGACCGCATCGCCGGCGTCGAGACCGGGGGCTGCCCGCACACGGCGATCCGCGAGGACGCCTCGATGAATCTGGCCGCGGTCGCGGACATGCGTGCGAAATTCCCCGGCCTTGATCTCGTGCTGATCGAATCCGGCGGCGACAATCTCGCTGCCACTTTTTCCCCGGAATTGGCCGACCTCACCATCTACGTCATCGACGTCGCCGCCGGCGACAAGATCCCGTCCAAAGGCGGCCCCGGCATCACCCGGTCGGATCTTCTGGTCATCAACAAGATCGACCTCGCGCCCCATGTCGGCGCCTCCCTGGAGAAGATGGACACGGACGCCAAGCGGATGCGCGGCGCGCGCCCCTTCGTCATGACCAATCTGAAGAAGAGCGAGGGGCTCGACCAGATCGTCGGTTTCATCGAGGCCAAAGGTGGCTTGAAGCGGGCGGGCTGA
- a CDS encoding putative quinol monooxygenase, with protein MIYVVATLTIKPETRAEFIAAATACIKETRKEPGNIAYDLHESVTDPAKMVFVEQWENAEALVPHRGMEHMKTFGRVAVKCFTAPPKIEVITPEKVDVR; from the coding sequence GTGATCTACGTCGTTGCCACCCTGACCATCAAGCCCGAGACGCGCGCCGAATTCATTGCAGCCGCCACCGCCTGCATCAAGGAGACGCGGAAAGAACCCGGCAATATCGCCTATGACCTGCATGAGAGCGTCACCGATCCCGCCAAGATGGTGTTCGTCGAGCAGTGGGAGAATGCCGAGGCCCTGGTGCCGCATCGTGGCATGGAGCACATGAAGACCTTCGGCCGCGTCGCGGTGAAGTGCTTTACGGCCCCGCCGAAGATCGAAGTGATCACGCCCGAGAAGGTCGACGTCCGCTAA
- a CDS encoding urease accessory protein UreE, translated as MIRATQVKGQHRFTEAAADTVVLDFDDRHRRRMAMTGTRGLEFLLDLENAVALRGGDALVLEDGRLVEVVAAPEPLLEIRGHDPHHLIRVSWHLGNRHLPTQIMAKSLRIRRDHVIEAMVKGLGARVIEIEAPFDPEGGAYADASHAHGHDEHAHHDHGHDDHGHGHHDHHGHDHAAHDHGHDHHHHHDEHCDHPDHHHGHKHAHDHK; from the coding sequence ATGATCCGGGCGACGCAGGTCAAAGGACAGCACCGCTTCACCGAAGCCGCAGCGGATACGGTCGTGCTCGATTTCGACGATCGGCACCGCCGCCGCATGGCGATGACGGGGACGCGGGGCCTCGAGTTCCTGCTCGACCTGGAGAATGCCGTCGCGCTGCGCGGCGGCGACGCGCTGGTGCTGGAAGACGGCCGGCTGGTCGAAGTGGTCGCGGCGCCCGAGCCGCTGCTCGAGATTCGCGGCCACGATCCGCATCATCTCATCCGCGTTAGCTGGCATCTCGGCAACCGCCATTTGCCGACGCAGATCATGGCCAAGAGCCTGCGCATCCGCCGCGACCACGTCATCGAGGCCATGGTGAAAGGCCTCGGCGCGCGCGTGATCGAGATCGAGGCTCCGTTCGATCCGGAAGGCGGCGCCTATGCCGACGCCAGCCACGCGCATGGCCACGACGAACACGCCCATCACGATCACGGTCATGATGATCACGGGCACGGTCACCATGATCATCACGGCCATGACCATGCCGCGCATGACCATGGCCACGATCACCACCACCATCACGACGAGCATTGCGACCATCCCGACCATCATCACGGCCACAAGCATGCTCATGACCACAAATGA
- a CDS encoding OpgC domain-containing protein: MRPSVKANPAAFHHDARLYLTLGIANWSVFVDHIPNNVVNLLTLRNFGFSGAADLFVFVVGYGVAIIHGRMALERGYLVAATRIFRRVWRLYAAYAVLFVIYIDTIAYVASQSMAPEIIHEYNISGILEHPLRILVRGLVLQEEPLNLDLLQLMIPLMAFFPFALWGLLRRPNLTLAASVALYLAARWFDWNFRVYPDQEWTFNPLCWQMLMVLGGWFAVTGASGRALHNMAWLRLLAGAYIVFAMAVTLMRHSPALSAYLPDFLLNSIAPTDKENLAPYRVVHFLALAFIATHLIPADHPGLKWRPLQAVITCGEEWLAVFCVAVFLSLAGHLILITGANLVVMQIAVSLVGFAAMTAVAYYISWSKRQDLPAAFRQQA, translated from the coding sequence ATGAGACCGTCGGTCAAGGCGAACCCCGCCGCATTCCATCACGACGCCAGGCTCTATCTGACGCTCGGCATTGCCAACTGGTCGGTGTTCGTCGACCACATCCCGAATAACGTCGTCAATTTGCTGACGCTGCGAAACTTCGGCTTCAGCGGCGCGGCGGACCTGTTCGTGTTCGTGGTGGGTTATGGCGTCGCCATCATCCACGGCAGGATGGCGCTGGAACGCGGCTATCTCGTTGCGGCGACGCGCATCTTCCGTCGCGTCTGGCGGCTCTACGCCGCCTATGCCGTGCTGTTCGTGATCTACATCGACACCATCGCCTATGTCGCCTCACAATCGATGGCGCCGGAGATCATCCACGAATACAACATCTCCGGCATTCTCGAGCACCCGCTGCGCATTCTGGTCCGCGGCCTCGTGCTGCAGGAAGAGCCGCTGAACCTGGACCTCCTGCAACTGATGATCCCGCTGATGGCGTTCTTTCCGTTTGCGCTGTGGGGCCTGTTGCGGCGGCCGAACCTGACGCTTGCGGCGTCGGTCGCACTGTATCTTGCGGCCCGCTGGTTCGACTGGAATTTCCGTGTCTACCCCGATCAGGAGTGGACCTTCAATCCGCTGTGCTGGCAGATGCTGATGGTATTGGGCGGCTGGTTCGCGGTGACCGGCGCATCCGGCCGCGCGTTGCACAACATGGCCTGGCTGCGGCTGCTGGCAGGCGCCTATATCGTGTTCGCGATGGCCGTCACCCTGATGCGCCATTCGCCGGCGCTATCGGCCTATTTACCGGACTTCCTCCTCAACAGCATCGCGCCGACCGACAAGGAGAACCTCGCACCCTATCGCGTGGTCCATTTCCTCGCGCTCGCCTTCATCGCGACCCATCTCATCCCGGCCGATCACCCCGGCCTGAAGTGGCGGCCGCTCCAGGCGGTGATCACATGCGGCGAGGAATGGCTCGCGGTCTTCTGCGTCGCCGTGTTCCTGTCGCTCGCCGGGCATCTGATCCTGATCACCGGGGCGAACCTCGTGGTGATGCAGATCGCGGTGAGCCTCGTCGGCTTCGCGGCCATGACCGCGGTCGCCTATTATATTTCCTGGTCGAAGCGGCAGGACCTTCCGGCGGCCTTCCGGCAGCAGGCCTAG
- a CDS encoding HD domain-containing protein, which yields MLPAIRLISKAAELAARRHNGMARKGRGNEPYINHLAEVANLLATATDGADAELVAAGWLHDVIEDTDTTRDEIAQRFSDRVASLVVECTDDMSLPKAERRQKQIADAPHKSPGAKLIKIADKISNIGARIHSDPSAEELEDLADYTGWAEKVVAGCRGGNGALDRIFDDTVELARSTL from the coding sequence ATGCTGCCCGCCATCCGTCTCATCTCTAAAGCCGCTGAGCTGGCCGCGCGCCGGCACAATGGTATGGCGCGCAAGGGGCGGGGGAACGAACCTTACATCAATCACCTCGCGGAGGTTGCGAACCTGCTCGCGACCGCGACCGACGGTGCCGATGCCGAGCTCGTCGCAGCCGGCTGGCTGCACGATGTCATCGAGGACACCGACACCACGCGGGACGAAATCGCGCAAAGATTCTCCGACCGGGTCGCCTCGCTCGTCGTCGAATGCACTGACGACATGAGCCTGCCGAAGGCCGAGCGGCGGCAGAAACAGATTGCGGACGCTCCGCACAAATCGCCAGGCGCCAAGCTGATCAAGATCGCCGACAAGATCAGCAACATCGGGGCGCGCATCCATTCCGATCCGTCCGCCGAAGAGCTCGAGGATCTCGCCGACTACACCGGCTGGGCTGAGAAAGTCGTTGCCGGATGTCGAGGCGGCAACGGCGCGCTCGACCGGATCTTTGACGACACCGTCGAGCTTGCAAGGAGCACGCTATGA
- a CDS encoding CHASE domain-containing protein, which yields MVRLGFIIGFIALLGVLLSGLAAYRVHDQELALDRIALARAIDVHASLVQDRLTERELLARVASGLFRAPSVLKPNMLEPLRSAIYAFKTDFVVAGWIARLQPNELTAAQAAIAAAGFPNPQIRDYGDKPIDPSSLTRPIDVLMDLEPRSDETKALPGRSYDLDPVRSAMLARARIEKRSVASDPVPLLRGNGPVGVIVAAPVIPEGATEPVGFITFSYELASLMLTNDDMSLFAVALKDPRKDGGELVANDQGAVSARTTAEDGPAPSATRTVSFGGRDWQLGYYAKSNSARRAEQTAIIVAAIGFAITVMVCGLFGYVAYNNLRLSREIQVRIGFERRLTAVIDELNHRVKNILAVIQSIVTRTLRHGSDIDVARELLIGRIHAMSNVVSLLSESQWQGVKLKGLFEARAIPHADRIAVTGPDIAVSARAAQSLSLLFFELASHSDEGLSLVGKHPHITANWTVTGEGTDEVFHFRWEEFNTSEATRRPDSDFGLILLDRVAPEALGGTAKRFFTDVSYVYELTAPMETVVDMTERDRTEKLSQPVKPVR from the coding sequence TTGGTCCGGCTGGGATTCATCATCGGCTTCATCGCTCTGCTCGGGGTTCTGCTCTCCGGGCTCGCGGCCTATCGCGTCCACGACCAGGAGCTGGCGCTGGACCGGATCGCGCTGGCGCGTGCGATCGACGTGCATGCGAGCCTGGTCCAGGACCGGCTGACGGAGCGCGAGCTGCTCGCGCGCGTCGCCTCAGGCCTGTTCCGCGCGCCGTCCGTGCTCAAGCCGAACATGCTGGAGCCGCTGCGTTCGGCCATCTATGCCTTCAAGACCGACTTCGTGGTGGCTGGCTGGATAGCCAGGCTGCAGCCGAACGAACTGACCGCGGCGCAGGCTGCGATCGCGGCCGCCGGCTTCCCCAATCCGCAAATCCGCGACTACGGCGACAAGCCGATCGATCCCTCCAGCCTTACCCGGCCGATCGACGTGCTGATGGACCTCGAGCCGCGCAGCGACGAGACCAAGGCGCTGCCCGGCCGCAGTTATGATCTGGACCCGGTGCGCAGCGCGATGCTGGCCCGCGCCAGGATCGAGAAGAGGTCTGTGGCCTCCGACCCGGTGCCGCTCCTGCGCGGCAACGGTCCGGTCGGCGTCATCGTCGCGGCTCCCGTCATTCCCGAGGGCGCGACCGAGCCTGTCGGTTTCATCACGTTTTCCTATGAGCTTGCCTCGCTGATGCTGACCAACGACGACATGTCGTTGTTTGCGGTCGCCCTCAAGGACCCGCGCAAGGACGGCGGCGAGCTCGTTGCCAACGACCAGGGCGCGGTCTCTGCGCGCACCACGGCGGAGGATGGGCCGGCTCCATCGGCGACGCGCACGGTCAGCTTCGGCGGGCGCGACTGGCAGCTCGGCTATTACGCGAAGTCCAATTCGGCGCGTCGCGCCGAGCAGACCGCGATCATCGTGGCGGCGATCGGTTTTGCCATCACCGTGATGGTGTGCGGCCTGTTCGGCTATGTCGCCTACAACAATCTGCGGCTCAGCCGCGAAATCCAGGTGCGGATCGGCTTCGAGCGCCGCCTGACCGCGGTGATCGACGAGCTCAACCACCGGGTCAAGAACATCCTGGCGGTGATCCAGTCGATCGTGACGCGCACGCTGCGTCACGGTTCGGACATCGACGTCGCGCGCGAGCTGCTGATCGGCCGCATCCATGCCATGTCCAACGTGGTCTCGCTGCTCAGCGAGAGCCAGTGGCAGGGTGTCAAGCTGAAGGGCCTGTTCGAGGCGCGCGCCATTCCGCATGCCGACCGCATCGCCGTCACCGGCCCCGATATCGCCGTCAGCGCGCGTGCGGCGCAGAGCCTGTCGCTGCTGTTCTTCGAGCTCGCCTCGCACTCCGACGAAGGCCTGTCGCTGGTCGGCAAACATCCGCACATCACGGCCAATTGGACGGTGACGGGCGAGGGGACCGACGAGGTCTTTCATTTCCGCTGGGAGGAGTTCAACACCAGCGAGGCGACCCGGCGCCCGGATTCCGATTTCGGTCTGATCCTGCTCGACCGTGTCGCGCCTGAAGCGTTGGGCGGCACCGCAAAGCGCTTCTTCACCGACGTCTCCTACGTCTACGAATTGACAGCGCCGATGGAGACGGTGGTCGACATGACCGAGCGCGACCGCACGGAAAAGCTCTCTCAGCCGGTGAAGCCGGTACGATAG